TGCTCGGTCACGCTACGCTCGCAACGACTCAGATCTATACCCACGTGTCGATCGAACGGCTGAGAAGGACTTATGAGTCCGCGCACCCCAGAGCGTGACAAGATCGCGCTCGAGGACGACGAGGCGAAGCAGGACGCGCCGGCCGTCGACGCAGCGCTGGCCGAGCTCTGGCGTGACTTCAAGGCCACCGGCGACCAGGCGTTGCGGGAACGGCTGATCCTGCACTACTCGCCGCTGGTGAAGTACGTCGCGGGCCGGGTCGGGGTGGGCCTGCCGCCGAACATCGAACAAGCCGACCTGGTGTCCTACGGCATCTTCGGCCTCATCGACGCGATCGAGAAGTTCGACATCAGCCGAGCCATCAAGTTCGAGACCTACGCGATCAGCCGGATCAAGGGCGCGATCATCGACGAGCTGCGGGCGATCGACTGGATCCCGCGCTCGGTCCGCTACAAGGCACGCGAGGTGGAGAAGGCCTACGCCGCGCTCGAGTCGCGGCTGCACCGCACGCCCACCGAGGCCGAGGTCGCCGGGGAGCTCGGGATCGCCCTCGACGAGCTGCACGCGATCTTCTCGCAGGTGTCCTTCGTCAACGTGATCGCGCTCGACGAGCTGCTCAACGTCGGTGGCGAGCGCGGCGACAAGCTCTCGCTGGTCGACACCCTGGAAGACACCAAGGCCGAGGACCCGGTGGCGGTCTTCGAGACCGAGGAGACGAAGTATCTCCTCGCGCGAGCCATCAACACGCTGCCCGAGCGCGAGAAGATCGTGGTGACGCTGTACTACTACGAAGGTCTCACCCTCGCCGAGATCGGCCAGGTGCTCGGCGTGACGGAGAGCCGGATCTGCCAGATGCACACAAAAGCGGTGCTGCAGCTGCGCGGAAAGCTCTCCGAGCCCAAGGACTGAGCGGTCGCGTCAGCTCGCCGCGCTGTCGGGCAGCGGCAGCAGGCGAACCTGTTCCAGCCCGAGCAAAGCGAGCGGGTCGAGGTAGTCCTCGCCGCGTAGCAAGCCCCAATGCAGGCACGCCCGTGGTGCGCAGTGCGAGCCGGCGGCGGTCAGCGTGCCGAGAACCGTGCCGACGCTGACGCGCTGCCCCTCGCGCACCGCGACGTGCAGTGGCTGGTAGGTGGTTCGGATCGCGCCATCCGTCACGCTCACCACGCCGATGCCGGCGATCGACCCGGCGAAGCTGACGATGCCACCGGTCGCCGCGTGGACGGCCTGTCCGGCCTGTCCGGCCAGGTCGACACCGCGGTTGCCGGCCAGCCAGGGCTCGGCAGGCGGATCGAAGCCATCTGCCACGCGGTCCGGGCCTGGCAGCAGCGGCCAGCCGGCGCCCGCCGCGGGCGTTGCGGACGGCTGGGGGGCCGGAGCGGACGCAACGGGCGCCGCGAGGGCGGTGATGCCGGTCATGAGCACGGGTACGACGGTGAGGCCGAGTCGGGTCATCCGGCGATCGAAGCGCCGGGTCGACGAGGCGGTTGACCGGCGCACAGATCTGTGGACGACGGTCGGGGGCGAATCGACGTAGACTTTGCGCAGCGGTTCGCGCAAGCGAGCCGACTTCGCATGCCGTCAACCGTCGCTGTGCTGGGCGGGGCGCGTCGTACGGTCCCTTGGGTTGAGTCAGCGCAAGGGTTCGGCGCGGCGACGGCATCAGGCGCGGCGGTCACAAGGGCAGTCGCGGGAAACCGAGCGTGGGCGCAGCCTGCGCGAGAGGAGAACCACCCATGGCCGTCGTCACGATGCGCCAGCTGCTCGAAAGCGGCGTCCACTTCGGGCACCAGACCCGGCGCTGGAACCCGAAGATGAAGCGCTTCATCTTCACCGAGCGCAACGGCATCTACATCATCGACCTGCAGCAGTCGCTGTCCTACATCGACCGCGCGTACGACTTCGTCAAGCAGACCGTCGCTCACGGTGGAACCGTGATGTTCGTCGGCACCAAGAAGCAGGGCCAGGACGCCATCGCCGAGCAGGCGACCCGGGTCGGCATGCCCTACGTGAACCAGCGCTGGCTGGGGGGCATGCTCACCAACTTCTCGACCGTGCACCGTCGTCTCCAGCGCCTCAAGGAGCTCGAGGTCATCGAGGCGACCGGTGGCGCGAACGTCACCACCAAGAAGGAAGCCCTGACCCTCTCGCGCGAGCGCGAGAAGCTCGCCCGCACTCTGGGCGGGATCCGCGACATGTCCAAGGTGCCGAGCGCGATCTGGGTCGTCGACACCAACAAGGAGCACATCGCGGTCGCCGAGGCACGCAAGCTCGGCATCCCGGTCGTGGCCGTGCTCGACAGCAACTGCGACCCCGACGTGGTCGACTACCCGATTCCGGGCAACGACGACGCGATCCGTTCGGTGGCGACGCTCACCCGGGTCATCGCCGACGCGGTCGCCGAAGGGCTGATCGCCCGGGCCGGCGCGGCCGAGTCCGACGAGACGCCGGAGCCCGGCACGCTGGGCGCCGACGAGCCGCTTGCCGACTGGGAGCGCGAACTGCTCGAGGGCGCGAACGCGGCAGCGGCGGCACCCGCCGCCGAGGCCGCACCGGCCGATGCGGCCCCCACCACCGAGACCGAGTAGGGACGAGAACGAGATGGCGGTCAGCGCTGCTGACGTGAAGAAGCTCCGCGACGCGACGGGCGCGGGGATGATGGACTGCAAGAAGGCGCTCGAAGAGGCCGGGGGCGACTTCGACAAGGCCGTCGAGGTGCTGCGCGTGAAGGGTGCCGCGAAGGCGGCGAAGCGCAGCGGCGAGCGCGAGGCCACGAACGGTCTGGTCGCCGCGGCTGACGGCGCCATGATCGCGCTGGCCAGCGAGACCGACTTCGTGGCCAAGAACGAGGAGTTCCAGAGCCTCGCCGCCGACATCGTCGCGCTTGCGGCGAGCACCCACCCGGCGAACGCCGAGGCGCTGGCCCAGGCCACGCTGGCCGACGGTCGTACGGTGGAGCAAGCGATCGAGCAGACCTCGGCCGTGATCGGCGAGAAGCTGGCGCTGGGCGACGTCGCGGTGTTCGACGGCAAGACCACGACGTACCTGCACAAGCGGGCGACCGACCTGCCGCCGCAGATCGGCGTCCTCGTCGAGTTCGAAGGCGAGGACGCGGAGACCGCGCGCGGGGTCGCGATGCAGATCGCGACCTACAACCCGCCGTTCCTCACCCGGGACGACGTCCCCGAGGACACCGTCGCCAGCGAGCGCCGGATCGCCGAAGCCACGGCGCGCGAGGAGGGCAAGCCCGAGCAGGCGCTGCCCAAGATCGTCGAAGGCCGCCTCACCGGCTTCTTCAAGGACAACGTCCTGCTCGACCAGGCCTACGTCCGCGACAACAAGAAGTCGGTGCAGGCCGTGCTCGACGAAGCCGGCGTGAAGATCGTCAGGTTCGCCCGGTTCGCGGTGGGCGCCTGACCCATGGCGGCGCCGCCGGCGAAGTGGGGCCGCGTCCTGCTCAAGCTGGGCGGGGAGATGTTCGGCGGGGGTTCGGTCGGCGTCGACCCTGACGTCGTACAGGACGTCGCGCGCCAGATCCGCGACGTCGTCGTCAGCGGCGTGCAGGTGGCCGTCGTCATCGGCGGCGGCAACTTCTTCCGTGGCCAGGAGCTCTCCGAACGCGGGATGGACCGCGGTCGGGCCGACTACATGGGCATGCTCGGCACGGTCCTGAACTGCCTCGCGCTCCAGGACTTCCTGGAGAAGCAGGGCGTGGAGACCCGGGTCCAGACCGCCATCACGATGGGCCAGGTCGCGGAGCCCTACGTGCCGCGTCGCGCCATGCGCCATCTCGAGAAGGGCCGCGTCGTGATCTTCGGCGCAGGTCTCGGTGCACCGTTCTTCTCCACCGACACCACGGCAGCACAACGCGCGCTCGAGATCAACGCCGAGGTGCTGCTGATGGCCAAGGCAGTCGACGGGGTGTACGACGACGACCCTCGCACCAACCCGGCCGCGAAGCGGTTCGAGCACATCACCTACGGCGACGTCCTCGCTCGCGAGCTCAAGGTCGCCGACCTGACCGCATTCACCCTCTGCATGGACAACCGGCTGCCGATCGTCGTGTTCAACCTGCTCGTCGACGGCAACATCGCTCGTGCCGTCCGTGGTGAGACGATCGGGACCCTGGTGGATGCAGTGCCGGAGAGGGCGGACGAAGCGACGTGATCGAAGAGACGATGTTCGAGGCCGAGGAGAAGATGGAGAAGGCCGTCGCGGTCTTCCACGACGACCTCGCAACGGTGCGCACCGGACGGGCGACGCCGCAGATGTTCTCCAAGATCATCGTCGACTACTACGGCACCCCGACGCCGGTGAACCAGCTCGCCTCGTTCAACGTTCCGGAGCCGCGGATGGCGGTCATCTCGCCGTACGACAAGGGGTCACTGGCCGCGATCGAGAAGGCGATCAGGGACAGCGATCTCGGTGTCAACCCGACCAGCGACGGCACGATCATCCGGGTGGTGTTCCCGCAGCTGACCGAGGAGCGCCGCCGGGACCTGATCAAGGTCGCGCGCGGCAAGGCCGAGGACAGCCGGGTGTCGATCCGCAACATTCGCCGTCACGCGAAAGAGACGCTCGACAAGCTGAGCAAGGACGGCGAAGCCGGCGAGGACGACGTGGCGCGCGCCGAGAAGGAGCTCGAGAAGACCACCCACACCTACGTCGAGCAGGTCGACCAGGCGCTCGCGGTCAAGGAAGCAGAGCTGCTCGAGGTCTGACCGGCGCTACCGCCGTCAGCCTCCTGGCAGACCACGATGAGCAACGAGGAACCTTCGCGGGCGGGCCGAAACGTCCCGGTCGCCGTCGGCGTCGGGCTCGGACTCGGCGCACTCGTGCTGACGACGCTCTACCTCTACCGTCCGGCGTTCCTCGCGGTGGTGGTGCTCGCGATCGGGATGGGCATGTACGAGCTCACCAGGGCGCTCGGCGCCAAGGACATGCATCCACCGTTGATCCCGCTGGTGGTCGGCTCCACCGCCATCCTCTGCGTGTCCTATGCGGTCGGGCGCCAGGCGATGACGACCGCGTTCCTGCTGACCGTCGCGTTGATCGTGGTCTGGCGGGTGGGCCGCGGAGTGGACGGCCTGGTCGGGGACCTGGCCTCGGGCTTCCTGGCGATCGCCTACGTCGGGCTGCTCGCCGGCTTCTGCGGGCTCCTGCTGGGGGCGCCCGACGGTGACCGGCGGGTGACCTGTTTCGTGGCGACGGTCGTCGCGAGCGACGTGGGCGGCTACGCCGTCGGCGCGCTGTTCGGGAAGCATCCGCTGGCGCCGCGCATCAGCCCGAAGAAGTCGATCGAAGGCCTCGTCGGGTCCACGCTGATGTGTGCGTTCATCGGATGGCTGCTGTGCACGACGCTGCTGCACACCTACTGGTGGCAGGGCGTCCTGCTCGGCCTGGCGCTGGTGACCTCTGCCACGTTGGGGGATCTGGGCGAGTCGATGGTCAAGCGCGACCTCGGGATCAAGGACATGGGAACGCTGCTGCCCGGGCATGGGGGGCTGATGGATCGGCTGGACTCCCTGCTGCCCTCGGCCCCGGTCGCGTGGGCCCTGCTGTCGGCGTTCGTCCCGTTCCACTGATGGCGGGGACATCGTGAGGCCCGCGAAGCCGCCACGCCACCTGGCTGACCTCACCGCGGAGGAGCGCCGGGCAGCGGTCGCGGCGGCGGGCGAGCCGGCGTTTCGGGCCGAGCAGCTCTCGCGCAACTACTTCGCCCATCACGGTGACCGTGACGCGATGACCGATGTGCCGGCGCGGGACCGGGAGCGACTGGCGGAGGAGTTCCTGCCGCGATTGCTCGATCGGGTCCGCGACATCGAGTGCGACAACGGCCAGACCCGCAAGACGCTTTGGCGCCTCGTCGACGGCTCGCTGGTGGAGAGCGTGCTGATGCGCTACCCGGACCGGGTGA
This region of Mycobacteriales bacterium genomic DNA includes:
- the whiG gene encoding RNA polymerase sigma factor WhiG, which produces MSPRTPERDKIALEDDEAKQDAPAVDAALAELWRDFKATGDQALRERLILHYSPLVKYVAGRVGVGLPPNIEQADLVSYGIFGLIDAIEKFDISRAIKFETYAISRIKGAIIDELRAIDWIPRSVRYKAREVEKAYAALESRLHRTPTEAEVAGELGIALDELHAIFSQVSFVNVIALDELLNVGGERGDKLSLVDTLEDTKAEDPVAVFETEETKYLLARAINTLPEREKIVVTLYYYEGLTLAEIGQVLGVTESRICQMHTKAVLQLRGKLSEPKD
- a CDS encoding M23 family metallopeptidase yields the protein MTRLGLTVVPVLMTGITALAAPVASAPAPQPSATPAAGAGWPLLPGPDRVADGFDPPAEPWLAGNRGVDLAGQAGQAVHAATGGIVSFAGSIAGIGVVSVTDGAIRTTYQPLHVAVREGQRVSVGTVLGTLTAAGSHCAPRACLHWGLLRGEDYLDPLALLGLEQVRLLPLPDSAAS
- the rpsB gene encoding 30S ribosomal protein S2: MAVVTMRQLLESGVHFGHQTRRWNPKMKRFIFTERNGIYIIDLQQSLSYIDRAYDFVKQTVAHGGTVMFVGTKKQGQDAIAEQATRVGMPYVNQRWLGGMLTNFSTVHRRLQRLKELEVIEATGGANVTTKKEALTLSREREKLARTLGGIRDMSKVPSAIWVVDTNKEHIAVAEARKLGIPVVAVLDSNCDPDVVDYPIPGNDDAIRSVATLTRVIADAVAEGLIARAGAAESDETPEPGTLGADEPLADWERELLEGANAAAAAPAAEAAPADAAPTTETE
- the tsf gene encoding translation elongation factor Ts, whose amino-acid sequence is MAVSAADVKKLRDATGAGMMDCKKALEEAGGDFDKAVEVLRVKGAAKAAKRSGEREATNGLVAAADGAMIALASETDFVAKNEEFQSLAADIVALAASTHPANAEALAQATLADGRTVEQAIEQTSAVIGEKLALGDVAVFDGKTTTYLHKRATDLPPQIGVLVEFEGEDAETARGVAMQIATYNPPFLTRDDVPEDTVASERRIAEATAREEGKPEQALPKIVEGRLTGFFKDNVLLDQAYVRDNKKSVQAVLDEAGVKIVRFARFAVGA
- the pyrH gene encoding UMP kinase translates to MAAPPAKWGRVLLKLGGEMFGGGSVGVDPDVVQDVARQIRDVVVSGVQVAVVIGGGNFFRGQELSERGMDRGRADYMGMLGTVLNCLALQDFLEKQGVETRVQTAITMGQVAEPYVPRRAMRHLEKGRVVIFGAGLGAPFFSTDTTAAQRALEINAEVLLMAKAVDGVYDDDPRTNPAAKRFEHITYGDVLARELKVADLTAFTLCMDNRLPIVVFNLLVDGNIARAVRGETIGTLVDAVPERADEAT
- the frr gene encoding ribosome recycling factor, whose product is MIEETMFEAEEKMEKAVAVFHDDLATVRTGRATPQMFSKIIVDYYGTPTPVNQLASFNVPEPRMAVISPYDKGSLAAIEKAIRDSDLGVNPTSDGTIIRVVFPQLTEERRRDLIKVARGKAEDSRVSIRNIRRHAKETLDKLSKDGEAGEDDVARAEKELEKTTHTYVEQVDQALAVKEAELLEV
- a CDS encoding phosphatidate cytidylyltransferase, whose amino-acid sequence is MSNEEPSRAGRNVPVAVGVGLGLGALVLTTLYLYRPAFLAVVVLAIGMGMYELTRALGAKDMHPPLIPLVVGSTAILCVSYAVGRQAMTTAFLLTVALIVVWRVGRGVDGLVGDLASGFLAIAYVGLLAGFCGLLLGAPDGDRRVTCFVATVVASDVGGYAVGALFGKHPLAPRISPKKSIEGLVGSTLMCAFIGWLLCTTLLHTYWWQGVLLGLALVTSATLGDLGESMVKRDLGIKDMGTLLPGHGGLMDRLDSLLPSAPVAWALLSAFVPFH